The following proteins are co-located in the Pedobacter sp. FW305-3-2-15-E-R2A2 genome:
- a CDS encoding SusD/RagB family nutrient-binding outer membrane lipoprotein → MKKLLIYILPLMLLVSCAKSLDDYNIDQKNPDNVSAGSLFANALKELADNQTSPNVNVNVFRYWVQQWTATSYQDEPRYDYITREVHTAYWTPMYSEILQDLKESRRLTEADAKISDAVKNNRIALTEIASVYTWSVLVNTWGDVPYSQALGDVNQPKYDKSADIYADLLKRLDGAIAQMTPGSNFGPTDLLYNDNTAGWIKFAHSLKLKLAITLADVDEATAKSVIQSSADKAFTSNADNATFKYLKETPNNNPISTDLNSAFTKRQDYIGGKTMIDIMNNLNDPRRPQYFTPINGNYIGGIIGINNTFANFSHISDKIIAPDFPALLLDYPEVELILAEAAARWGIAGTAVDHYNKGITASILYWGGSEAEATAYLAQPKVAYATASANIKEKIGIQKYLALYNRGYDTWVEWRRLDFPVLERAISSVSVIPLRITYPDNERTLNQANVEAASAAMGGDAVSSKIFWDKF, encoded by the coding sequence ATGAAAAAATTATTAATATATATATTGCCCCTGATGCTGTTGGTATCATGTGCAAAAAGCCTGGACGATTACAACATCGATCAGAAAAATCCGGATAACGTCTCTGCAGGTTCTCTTTTTGCAAATGCGCTGAAAGAACTGGCCGACAATCAGACCTCTCCAAACGTAAACGTAAATGTTTTCAGGTACTGGGTTCAGCAATGGACCGCAACTTCCTACCAGGATGAACCCAGGTACGACTATATCACCCGCGAGGTTCACACCGCCTATTGGACTCCTATGTATAGTGAGATTCTCCAGGATCTGAAAGAAAGCAGAAGACTTACAGAAGCCGATGCCAAAATAAGCGATGCAGTAAAGAATAACCGAATTGCATTAACAGAGATCGCTTCCGTATATACCTGGTCTGTATTGGTAAATACGTGGGGAGATGTTCCATATTCTCAGGCTTTGGGCGATGTCAATCAACCAAAATATGATAAGTCAGCAGACATCTATGCTGATTTATTGAAACGACTGGATGGAGCAATTGCGCAAATGACTCCAGGATCAAATTTCGGCCCAACGGATTTGCTTTATAATGACAATACTGCAGGCTGGATAAAATTTGCACACAGTTTGAAGCTGAAACTGGCGATTACCCTGGCTGATGTGGATGAAGCGACCGCAAAGAGTGTGATCCAATCTTCCGCAGATAAAGCTTTCACCAGTAATGCTGACAATGCAACCTTTAAATACCTGAAGGAAACGCCTAATAATAATCCTATTTCAACTGATTTGAATAGTGCATTCACTAAAAGGCAGGATTATATTGGTGGAAAAACCATGATAGACATCATGAATAACCTTAACGACCCCAGAAGGCCGCAGTATTTTACCCCTATTAATGGAAATTATATTGGTGGAATCATTGGTATAAATAACACTTTTGCTAACTTTTCACATATCAGTGATAAAATAATTGCACCTGATTTCCCGGCCCTTCTTTTGGATTATCCTGAAGTGGAGCTGATCCTGGCTGAGGCTGCAGCAAGATGGGGAATTGCCGGAACAGCTGTAGACCATTATAATAAAGGGATCACTGCTTCTATCCTCTACTGGGGAGGCAGCGAAGCCGAAGCAACTGCTTATTTAGCTCAACCTAAAGTAGCTTATGCCACTGCCTCTGCAAACATTAAGGAAAAAATAGGCATCCAGAAGTACCTTGCTTTATATAACCGCGGGTATGACACCTGGGTAGAATGGAGACGTCTGGATTTCCCGGTATTGGAACGTGCGATCAGTTCTGTCAGCGTGATTCCTTTACGTATCACCTATCCTGATAATGAAAGAACTTTAAACCAGGCAAATGTTGAAGCTGCCTCTGCCGCAATGGGTGGAGATGCAGTAAGTTCTAAAATTTTCTGGGATAAATTCTAA
- a CDS encoding SusC/RagA family TonB-linked outer membrane protein, which yields MKKLILSLMAFLCLFGSAIAQNRTITGTVTGKEDGLPIPGVTVKIVGSQGGTLTNAEGKYSLSVPQGAKSLAFSSLGFGSQAKVIPTSNVLNVVLENDDQSLSEVVITALGIQRKKNELPYAAQEVKGEDLTRTRDNNFINGLSGKVAGLDIKQSNAMGGSTNVVMRGIKSMTQNNQALFVIDGVPVSNVNTNSANQKTGRGGYDYGNAAADINPDDIASVNVLKGAAATALYGSRAANGVIMITTKKGKKNALGVTLNSGVTFGNIDKTTFAKYQKEYGAGYANQYSGQGKNESPDGNFWYRDIFGKGNSLMTPFTDDASYGGKFDPNLLIYQWNSFDPTSPSYQKATPWVASANDPSTFYKTAIGSSHSVVLDGGGESTTFKFGYQRSDETGVLPNSKIIKNGFNFAADHEINKKLKISAAANYTNIAGLGRYGTGYDGKNVNQQFRQWWQTNVDIKEQKAAYEREEKNVTWNWADETAQGAIYSNNPYWTRYKNFENDSRDRYFGNVALTWKPLDWFDVLGRVTYDGTSEMQEERIAIGGPDIPEYRRINGTNSEVNFDLLLNFNKEITPDLKFTGLLGSNIRRAKLTSINAVTNGGLVVPELYSLSNSVNAINAPLERYERVGVDGLFASTTLGYKETFFLDASIRRDQSTTLPLKNNTYWYPSVAGSFLFSNLMKESTWLSHGKLRLNYAEVGNDAAALSLYDVYTINPIFGGNLLTSMRTIKNNLNLLPERTRSIEAGLEMNFLQGRVGFDFSWYRTNSVNQIMPVDVSNTTGFNQKWVNAGTIRNQGIEISAFVLPVRNDNFTWTMNINFARNRNKVIELYEGNTNLQVGDLGGGGVSLNATLGEAYGTIRGVDFQYINGQKVVKENGYYAKSAPNQVLGDINADWTGGIQNNFKYKDISLSFLVDIKHGGSVFSLDQAYGQATGIYPETAGLNELGNPKRLPVSQGGGVLLPGVDKDGNPNKVRAEAFDGTSTPYGYINNPPAAFVYDASFVKLREAAITYSLPKKWIGEKVFKSVDVSLVGRNLWIIHKNLPYSDPEAGLSSGNIQGYQSGAYPSVRTFGFNFKFRL from the coding sequence ATGAAAAAACTTATCCTAAGTTTAATGGCCTTTCTGTGCCTCTTCGGATCGGCGATTGCACAAAATCGGACGATTACCGGCACAGTAACAGGAAAAGAAGACGGGCTTCCAATACCCGGAGTTACCGTAAAAATCGTGGGTTCCCAGGGCGGAACGCTAACCAATGCAGAAGGGAAATATTCACTCAGCGTTCCCCAGGGAGCGAAATCACTAGCCTTCTCCTCCCTTGGTTTTGGGAGCCAGGCGAAAGTCATTCCTACATCAAACGTATTGAACGTAGTTTTGGAAAACGATGATCAATCCTTGTCGGAAGTCGTGATCACTGCACTAGGTATTCAACGTAAAAAAAATGAGCTGCCTTATGCCGCTCAGGAAGTTAAAGGCGAAGACCTCACCAGAACCAGAGATAACAACTTCATCAACGGCTTATCCGGAAAAGTAGCCGGCCTGGACATTAAGCAATCCAATGCTATGGGAGGTTCTACCAACGTAGTCATGAGGGGTATCAAATCAATGACGCAAAATAATCAGGCACTCTTTGTTATAGATGGAGTTCCGGTAAGCAACGTTAATACAAACAGTGCCAACCAAAAAACAGGTAGAGGAGGGTATGATTATGGAAATGCCGCAGCGGATATCAATCCTGATGACATTGCTTCTGTAAACGTACTTAAAGGTGCTGCTGCAACTGCCCTATACGGTTCCAGAGCAGCGAATGGTGTCATTATGATCACCACCAAGAAAGGCAAGAAAAACGCTTTGGGAGTAACCTTAAACAGCGGTGTTACTTTTGGAAATATCGACAAAACAACCTTTGCCAAATATCAGAAAGAGTACGGCGCTGGCTATGCCAATCAATATAGTGGCCAGGGCAAGAATGAATCACCTGATGGTAACTTCTGGTACCGGGATATATTTGGTAAAGGAAACAGCCTAATGACCCCATTTACTGATGATGCATCTTATGGTGGTAAATTTGATCCGAATCTCCTGATCTATCAGTGGAACTCCTTTGATCCGACCTCTCCTTCTTATCAGAAAGCAACGCCATGGGTAGCCTCAGCGAATGATCCATCCACATTTTATAAAACGGCAATCGGCTCTAGTCACAGTGTTGTTTTAGATGGTGGCGGAGAAAGCACTACCTTTAAATTTGGCTATCAAAGAAGTGACGAAACCGGTGTTTTACCAAACAGTAAGATCATCAAAAACGGTTTTAACTTTGCCGCTGACCATGAGATTAACAAAAAACTAAAAATAAGTGCTGCTGCAAATTACACGAATATTGCTGGATTAGGCCGCTACGGTACCGGATATGACGGAAAAAACGTCAATCAGCAGTTCAGACAATGGTGGCAAACCAATGTTGACATAAAAGAACAAAAAGCAGCTTACGAAAGAGAAGAAAAAAACGTCACCTGGAACTGGGCTGACGAAACAGCACAAGGTGCAATCTATTCCAATAACCCTTATTGGACCAGATACAAGAACTTCGAAAATGATAGCAGAGACAGGTACTTCGGAAACGTTGCCCTGACCTGGAAACCATTAGATTGGTTTGATGTCCTTGGTCGCGTAACCTATGATGGCACCAGCGAAATGCAGGAAGAACGTATCGCGATAGGCGGTCCGGATATCCCTGAATACAGAAGAATTAACGGTACAAACTCAGAGGTTAACTTTGACCTGCTCCTTAACTTCAATAAAGAGATTACTCCCGACCTTAAATTCACAGGTTTATTAGGAAGTAACATCAGGAGAGCCAAATTAACTTCCATCAATGCAGTAACAAACGGAGGTCTGGTTGTACCTGAATTATATTCTTTATCCAACTCGGTAAATGCGATCAACGCTCCTCTTGAACGTTATGAGCGCGTAGGAGTAGATGGTTTATTTGCCAGTACTACCCTCGGTTATAAAGAAACTTTTTTCTTGGATGCCAGTATCCGTCGGGATCAATCCACTACCCTTCCACTAAAAAATAACACTTATTGGTATCCATCAGTAGCGGGAAGTTTTCTTTTCTCCAACCTGATGAAAGAATCAACCTGGTTAAGCCATGGTAAATTAAGATTGAATTACGCAGAAGTAGGTAATGATGCAGCAGCACTAAGCTTATATGATGTATACACCATCAACCCAATCTTTGGTGGAAATCTGCTAACCTCAATGCGTACTATCAAAAACAATCTTAATCTTTTACCGGAACGCACCAGAAGTATAGAGGCCGGTCTGGAAATGAATTTCTTACAGGGAAGAGTAGGTTTTGACTTTAGTTGGTACCGCACCAACTCTGTCAACCAGATCATGCCGGTTGATGTTTCTAATACCACCGGTTTTAATCAGAAATGGGTAAATGCGGGTACGATAAGAAATCAGGGTATAGAGATCTCTGCATTCGTCCTTCCTGTCAGGAATGATAATTTTACCTGGACAATGAACATCAATTTTGCAAGAAACAGAAATAAAGTGATTGAACTTTATGAAGGAAATACCAACCTGCAGGTTGGAGATCTTGGCGGTGGTGGCGTATCCCTGAATGCTACATTAGGTGAAGCTTATGGCACCATCCGCGGAGTGGACTTCCAATATATCAACGGACAAAAAGTGGTTAAAGAAAATGGATACTATGCTAAATCTGCTCCAAACCAGGTACTCGGCGACATCAACGCCGATTGGACCGGAGGTATTCAGAATAACTTTAAATACAAAGATATCTCCTTAAGTTTCCTTGTAGATATTAAACACGGCGGAAGCGTATTCTCCTTAGATCAGGCATACGGACAAGCAACAGGTATTTATCCCGAAACTGCAGGGCTAAATGAGCTGGGCAACCCGAAAAGGCTTCCTGTTAGTCAAGGTGGTGGTGTCCTTCTTCCTGGCGTAGATAAAGATGGAAATCCCAATAAGGTCAGGGCAGAAGCCTTCGACGGAACATCTACTCCTTATGGATACATTAACAATCCACCAGCGGCATTCGTATACGATGCCAGTTTTGTTAAACTACGTGAGGCTGCAATTACCTATTCGTTACCTAAAAAATGGATCGGCGAAAAAGTATTTAAGTCTGTTGACGTATCATTGGTGGGACGGAACCTTTGGATCATCCATAAGAACCTTCCTTACTCAGATCCGGAAGCAGGTTTAAGTTCAGGAAATATTCAGGGGTACCAAAGTGGCGCATACCCATCAGTAAGAACCTTTGGTTTTAACTTCAAATTTAGATTATAA